A section of the Caballeronia sp. M1242 genome encodes:
- a CDS encoding DegT/DnrJ/EryC1/StrS aminotransferase family protein, with the protein MQTLVPVTQPYLPPLEEFLPYLQQIWDSKQVTNGGPFHTQLEAALCEYLGVEYLSLFSNGTLALITALQAMKVTGEVITTPFSFVATTHALHWNGIKPVFADIDPVTMNLDPRKIEAAITPQTTAILPVHVYGNPCDVEEIERIADTYGLRVLYDAAHAFGVRRSGESVLKFGDMSVLSFHGTKIFNTFEGGAIICHDAKTKRHIDHLKNFGFADEVTVVKPGINAKMNELQAAFGLLQLQHMDRISVARARIAARYEAALSGVKGLLLPVAPIDSTRNHSYFPVRVTADFPITRDALYDALRAEDILARRYFYPLISEFPSYRGLPSAGSANLPVATAISREVLCLPIFPALDSDTQDRIIELVLAAATVRDRASELAHA; encoded by the coding sequence ATGCAAACACTCGTTCCGGTCACTCAGCCCTACCTGCCTCCCCTCGAGGAGTTTCTTCCGTATCTGCAGCAAATCTGGGACAGCAAGCAGGTGACCAATGGCGGCCCCTTTCACACGCAGCTCGAAGCGGCGCTTTGCGAATACCTGGGTGTCGAGTATCTGTCGCTGTTCTCAAACGGCACCCTCGCGCTCATCACCGCGTTGCAGGCGATGAAAGTGACGGGCGAAGTCATCACGACGCCGTTCAGCTTTGTCGCGACGACGCACGCGTTGCACTGGAACGGCATCAAGCCCGTCTTCGCCGACATCGACCCCGTGACGATGAACCTCGATCCGCGCAAGATCGAAGCGGCCATTACGCCGCAAACCACGGCTATCCTGCCCGTTCACGTCTACGGCAACCCGTGCGACGTGGAAGAGATCGAACGGATCGCCGACACGTATGGCCTGCGCGTGCTCTACGACGCGGCTCATGCGTTCGGCGTGCGCCGCTCGGGCGAGTCCGTGCTGAAGTTCGGCGACATGTCGGTGCTCAGTTTTCACGGCACGAAGATCTTCAACACGTTCGAAGGCGGCGCGATCATCTGCCACGACGCCAAGACGAAGCGCCACATCGACCATCTGAAGAACTTCGGTTTCGCCGATGAAGTCACCGTCGTAAAACCCGGCATCAACGCGAAAATGAACGAACTGCAGGCGGCCTTCGGGCTCTTGCAGTTGCAGCATATGGACAGGATTTCTGTCGCGCGCGCGCGGATTGCGGCGCGCTACGAGGCGGCGCTCTCAGGCGTGAAGGGACTGCTGCTGCCTGTCGCGCCCATCGACAGCACGCGCAACCATTCGTACTTCCCGGTGCGCGTGACGGCAGACTTCCCCATCACGCGCGACGCGCTTTACGATGCGCTGCGTGCGGAAGACATCCTCGCCCGGCGGTATTTCTATCCCCTCATCAGCGAGTTTCCGAGCTACCGCGGACTGCCGTCGGCGGGATCGGCGAATCTGCCCGTGGCGACGGCTATCTCCCGCGAAGTGCTGTGCCTGCCCATCTTCCCGGCACTCGACAGCGACACGCAGGACAGGATCATCGAACTGGTGTTGGCGGCAGCGACGGTGCGTGATCGCGCCAGCGAACTGGCGCACGCGTAA